Proteins found in one Streptomyces sp. CB09001 genomic segment:
- a CDS encoding HAD family phosphatase, whose translation MTSTVPALGTRTAEGSALQAVLLDMDGTLVDTEGFWWDVEVEVFASLGHTLDDSWRHVVVGGPMTRSAGFLIEATGADITLAELSVLLNDGFEQRIGRDLPLMPGAARLLAELSAHEIPTALVSASHRRIIDRVLTSLGPQHFALTVAGDEVPRTKPHPDPYLAAAAGLGADPARCAVVEDTATGVAAAESAGCHVVAVPSVAPITAAVRRTVVTSLEEVDLTFLRGLMTHMR comes from the coding sequence ATGACCAGTACGGTCCCCGCGCTCGGAACCCGTACGGCCGAGGGCTCCGCCCTGCAGGCGGTGCTCCTCGACATGGACGGCACCCTGGTGGACACCGAGGGCTTCTGGTGGGACGTCGAGGTGGAGGTCTTCGCCTCCCTCGGCCACACCCTGGACGACTCCTGGCGCCACGTCGTGGTCGGCGGCCCCATGACCCGCAGCGCGGGCTTCCTCATCGAGGCCACCGGCGCCGACATCACCCTCGCCGAACTCAGCGTCCTGCTCAACGACGGCTTCGAGCAGCGCATCGGCCGTGACCTGCCGCTCATGCCCGGCGCCGCCCGGCTGCTCGCGGAGCTCTCCGCGCACGAGATCCCCACGGCCCTGGTCTCCGCCTCGCACCGGCGCATCATCGACCGCGTGCTGACCTCCCTCGGCCCCCAGCACTTCGCCCTGACCGTCGCCGGTGACGAGGTGCCGCGCACCAAGCCCCACCCCGATCCCTACCTGGCCGCCGCGGCCGGACTCGGCGCGGACCCGGCCCGGTGCGCCGTCGTCGAGGACACCGCGACCGGCGTCGCCGCCGCGGAGTCGGCCGGCTGCCACGTCGTGGCGGTGCCCTCGGTCGCCCCCATCACCGCGGCCGTCCGGCGCACGGTGGTCACCTCCCTGGAAGAGGTCGACCTG
- the metH gene encoding methionine synthase, whose amino-acid sequence MASSPSTPPADTRTRVSALREALATRVVVADGAMGTMLQAQNPTLDDFQQLEGCNEVLNLTRPDIVRSVHEEYFAAGVDCVETNTFGANHSALGEYDIPERVHELSEAGARVAREVADEFGARDGRQRWVLGSMGPGTKLPTLGHAPYTVLRDAYQRNAEGLVAGGADALLVETTQDLLQTKASVLGARRALDALGLDLPLIVSVTVETTGTMLLGSEIGAALTALEPLGIDMIGLNCATGPAEMSEHLRYLARHSRIPLTCMPNAGLPVLGKDGAHYPLTAPELADAHETFVREYGLSLVGGCCGTTPEHLRQVVERVRDTAPTARDPRPEPGAASLYQTVPFRQDTSYLAIGERTNANGSRKFREAMLDGRWDDCVEMARDQIREGAHMLDLCVDYVGRDGVADMEELAGRFATASTLPIVLDSTEVDVIRAGLEKLGGRAVINSVNYEDGAGPESRFARVTTLAREHGAALIALTIDEVGQARTAEKKVEIAERLIDDLTGNWGIHESDILVDCLTFTICTGQEESRGDGLATIEGIRELKRLHPDVQTTLGLSNISFGLNPAARILLNSVFLDECVKAGLDSAIVHASKILPIARFDEEQVTTALDLIYDRRREGYDPLQKLMQLFEGATAKSLKASKAEELAALPLEERLKRRIIDGEKNGLEQDLDEALQERPALDIVNDTLLDGMKVVGELFGSGQMQLPFVLQSAEVMKTAVAHLEPHMEKTDDDGKGTIVLATVRGDVHDIGKNLVDIILSNNGYNVVNLGIKQPVSAILEAADEHRADVIGMSGLLVKSTVIMKENLEELNQRKLAADYPVILGGAALTRAYVEQDLHEIYDGEVRYARDAFEGLRLMDALIGIKRGVPGAKLPELKQRRVRAATVEIDERPEEGHVRSDVATDNPVPAPPFRGTRVVKGIQLKEYASWLDEGALFKGQWGLKQARTGEGPSYEELVESEGRPRLRGLLDRLQTDNLLEAAVVYGYFPCVSKDDDLIVLDDDGNERTRFTFPRQRRGRRLCLADFFRPEEAGEIDVVGFQVVTVGSRIGEETARMFEANAYRDYLELHGLSVQLAEALAEYWHARVRSELGFAGEDPAEMEDMFALKYRGARFSLGYGACPDLEDRAKIAALVEPERIGVHLSEEFQLHPEQSTDAIVIHHPEAKYFNAR is encoded by the coding sequence ATGGCCTCGTCGCCATCCACCCCGCCCGCCGACACCCGCACCCGCGTGTCCGCCCTCCGAGAGGCCCTCGCCACCCGCGTGGTGGTCGCCGACGGCGCCATGGGCACCATGCTCCAGGCCCAGAACCCCACGCTGGACGACTTCCAGCAGCTCGAAGGGTGCAACGAGGTCCTGAACCTCACCCGGCCCGACATCGTCCGCTCGGTGCACGAGGAGTACTTCGCGGCCGGGGTCGACTGCGTCGAGACCAACACCTTCGGCGCCAACCACTCCGCCCTCGGGGAGTACGACATCCCCGAGCGCGTCCACGAACTGTCCGAGGCCGGCGCACGCGTCGCCCGCGAGGTCGCCGACGAGTTCGGCGCCCGCGACGGCCGGCAGCGCTGGGTGCTGGGCTCCATGGGCCCCGGCACCAAGCTCCCCACCCTCGGCCACGCCCCGTACACCGTCCTGCGCGACGCCTACCAGCGCAACGCCGAGGGCCTGGTCGCCGGCGGCGCGGACGCACTGCTCGTGGAGACCACGCAGGACCTGCTCCAGACCAAGGCCTCCGTGCTCGGCGCCCGGCGCGCCCTGGACGCCCTGGGCCTCGACCTGCCGCTCATCGTGTCCGTCACCGTCGAGACCACCGGCACCATGCTGCTCGGCTCCGAGATCGGCGCCGCGCTCACCGCGCTGGAACCGCTCGGCATCGACATGATCGGCCTGAACTGCGCGACCGGCCCCGCCGAGATGAGCGAGCACCTGCGCTACCTCGCCCGGCACTCCCGCATCCCGCTGACCTGCATGCCCAACGCCGGTCTGCCCGTCCTCGGCAAGGACGGCGCCCACTACCCGCTGACCGCGCCCGAGCTGGCCGACGCGCACGAGACCTTCGTCCGCGAGTACGGCCTGTCCCTGGTCGGCGGCTGCTGCGGCACCACCCCCGAGCACCTGCGCCAGGTCGTGGAGCGGGTCCGGGACACCGCCCCCACCGCACGCGACCCGCGCCCCGAGCCCGGCGCCGCCTCGCTCTACCAGACCGTGCCCTTCCGCCAGGACACCTCCTACCTCGCCATCGGCGAGCGCACCAACGCCAACGGTTCGAGGAAGTTCCGCGAGGCCATGCTGGACGGCCGCTGGGACGACTGCGTCGAGATGGCCCGCGACCAGATCCGCGAAGGCGCGCACATGCTCGACCTCTGCGTCGACTACGTCGGCCGGGACGGCGTCGCCGACATGGAGGAACTGGCCGGACGGTTCGCCACCGCCTCCACGCTGCCGATCGTGCTGGACTCCACCGAGGTCGACGTCATCCGGGCCGGCCTGGAGAAGCTCGGCGGCCGCGCGGTGATCAACTCGGTCAACTACGAGGACGGCGCCGGCCCCGAATCCCGGTTCGCCCGCGTCACGACGCTCGCCCGGGAGCACGGCGCCGCGCTGATCGCGCTGACCATCGACGAGGTGGGACAGGCCCGCACCGCCGAGAAGAAGGTCGAGATCGCCGAACGGCTCATCGACGACCTCACCGGCAACTGGGGCATCCACGAGTCCGACATCCTCGTCGACTGTCTGACCTTCACCATCTGCACCGGCCAGGAGGAGTCCCGGGGGGACGGCCTGGCCACCATCGAGGGCATCCGGGAACTCAAGCGGCTCCACCCGGACGTACAGACCACGCTCGGCCTGTCGAACATCTCCTTCGGCCTCAACCCGGCCGCCCGCATCCTGCTCAACTCCGTCTTCCTCGACGAATGCGTCAAGGCCGGCCTGGACTCGGCGATCGTGCACGCGAGCAAGATCCTGCCGATCGCCCGCTTCGACGAGGAGCAGGTCACCACCGCGCTCGACCTGATCTACGACCGCCGCCGCGAGGGCTACGACCCGCTGCAGAAGCTCATGCAGCTCTTCGAGGGCGCCACCGCCAAGTCGCTGAAGGCCTCCAAGGCCGAGGAACTGGCCGCCCTCCCGCTCGAGGAGCGCCTCAAGCGCCGCATCATCGACGGCGAGAAGAACGGCCTCGAACAGGACCTCGACGAGGCCCTCCAGGAGCGCCCGGCGCTCGACATCGTCAACGACACCCTGCTCGACGGCATGAAGGTCGTCGGCGAGCTGTTCGGCTCCGGCCAGATGCAGCTGCCGTTCGTGCTCCAGTCCGCCGAGGTCATGAAGACCGCGGTGGCCCACCTGGAGCCGCACATGGAGAAGACCGACGACGACGGCAAGGGCACCATCGTGCTGGCCACCGTCCGCGGCGACGTCCACGACATCGGCAAGAACCTCGTCGACATCATCCTGTCCAACAACGGCTACAACGTCGTCAACCTCGGCATCAAGCAGCCCGTCTCCGCGATCCTGGAAGCGGCCGACGAACACCGGGCCGACGTCATCGGCATGTCCGGCCTCCTGGTCAAGTCCACGGTGATCATGAAGGAGAACCTGGAGGAGCTGAACCAGCGCAAGCTGGCCGCCGACTACCCGGTCATCCTCGGCGGCGCGGCCCTCACCAGGGCCTACGTCGAGCAGGACCTCCACGAGATCTACGACGGCGAGGTCCGCTACGCCCGCGACGCCTTCGAGGGCCTGCGCCTGATGGACGCGCTGATCGGCATCAAGCGCGGCGTGCCCGGCGCCAAGCTGCCGGAGCTGAAGCAGCGCCGGGTGCGGGCCGCCACCGTCGAGATCGACGAGCGTCCCGAGGAAGGCCACGTCCGCTCCGACGTCGCCACCGACAACCCGGTCCCCGCCCCGCCCTTCCGCGGCACCCGCGTCGTCAAGGGCATCCAGCTCAAGGAGTACGCCTCCTGGCTGGACGAGGGCGCCCTCTTCAAGGGCCAGTGGGGCCTCAAGCAGGCCCGCACCGGCGAGGGACCCTCCTACGAGGAACTGGTCGAGTCCGAGGGCAGGCCGCGGCTGCGCGGCCTGCTCGACCGGCTCCAGACGGACAACCTGCTGGAGGCGGCCGTGGTCTACGGCTACTTCCCCTGCGTCTCCAAGGACGACGACCTGATCGTCCTCGACGACGACGGCAACGAACGCACCCGCTTCACCTTCCCCCGCCAGCGCCGCGGCCGGCGCCTGTGCCTGGCCGACTTCTTCCGCCCGGAGGAGGCCGGCGAGATCGACGTGGTCGGCTTCCAGGTCGTCACCGTCGGCTCCCGCATCGGCGAGGAGACGGCCCGCATGTTCGAGGCCAACGCCTACCGCGACTACCTCGAACTGCACGGCCTGTCCGTCCAGCTCGCCGAGGCCCTCGCCGAGTACTGGCACGCGCGCGTGCGCTCGGAACTCGGCTTCGCCGGGGAGGACCCGGCCGAGATGGAGGACATGTTCGCCCTGAAGTACCGGGGCGCCCGCTTCTCCCTCGGCTACGGCGCCTGCCCCGACCTGGAGGACCGCGCCAAGATCGCGGCCCTCGTCGAGCCGGAGCGCATCGGCGTCCACCTCTCCGAGGAGTTCCAGCTCCACCCCGAGCAGTCCACCGACGCCATCGTCATCCACCACCCGGAGGCCAAGTACTTCAACGCCCGCTGA
- a CDS encoding IclR family transcriptional regulator has translation MARNIQSLERAAAMLRLLAGGERRLGLSDIASSLGLAKGTAHGILRTLQQEGFVEQDDASGRYQLGAELLRLGTTYLDVHELRARALVWTDDLARSSGESVHLGVLHQQGVLIVHHVFRPDDSRQVLEIGAMQPLHSTALGKVLSAYDPVAHSEALEADRKAFTDRTVCEPDSFEHVLDITRARGYAADVEETWEGIASIAAPIHDRRRMPVGAVGITGAVERLCREGELRPELVAAVRDCARAVSRDLGAGRF, from the coding sequence ATGGCACGGAACATCCAGTCGCTCGAGCGGGCGGCCGCGATGCTGCGCCTGCTCGCGGGCGGCGAGCGGCGGCTCGGCCTGTCGGACATCGCCTCGTCGCTGGGTCTGGCCAAAGGCACGGCGCACGGCATCCTGCGCACCCTCCAGCAGGAGGGGTTCGTGGAGCAGGACGACGCCTCCGGGCGCTACCAGCTGGGCGCGGAGCTGCTGCGCCTGGGCACGACCTACCTGGACGTGCACGAACTGCGGGCCCGCGCCCTGGTGTGGACCGACGACCTGGCCCGGTCCAGCGGCGAGAGCGTCCACCTCGGGGTCCTGCACCAGCAGGGTGTCCTGATCGTGCACCACGTCTTCCGGCCCGACGACAGCCGGCAGGTCCTGGAGATCGGGGCCATGCAGCCGCTGCACTCCACGGCGCTCGGCAAGGTGCTGTCGGCGTACGACCCGGTGGCGCACAGCGAGGCGCTGGAGGCCGACCGCAAGGCGTTCACGGACCGGACCGTCTGCGAGCCGGACAGCTTCGAGCACGTTCTGGACATCACGCGCGCGCGTGGGTACGCCGCCGACGTCGAGGAGACCTGGGAGGGCATCGCCTCCATCGCCGCCCCCATCCACGACCGCAGGCGCATGCCGGTCGGGGCGGTCGGCATCACCGGGGCCGTGGAACGGCTGTGCCGGGAGGGCGAGCTGCGGCCCGAGCTGGTCGCGGCGGTGCGGGACTGCGCCCGCGCGGTGTCGCGGGACCTGGGCGCCGGGCGGTTCTAG
- a CDS encoding MIP/aquaporin family protein translates to MSSSDIFIGETIGTALLILLGGGVCAAVTLKASKARNAGWLAIAFGWGFAVMTAAYISGPLSGAHLNPAVTVGIAIKDGDWSNTPTYFAGQLLGAMIGAVLVWVAYYGQFQAHLTDREIVGGPGAQDTTAKSVEAQEKGAGPVLGVFSTGPEIRHTVQNLATEIIGTFVLLLAILTQGLNDEGNGLGILGALITGFVVVSIGLSLGGPTGYAINPVRDLGPRIVHALLPLPNKGGSDWSYAWIPVVGPLIGGAIAGGVYNVAFA, encoded by the coding sequence GTGTCCAGCTCCGACATCTTCATCGGCGAGACCATCGGTACCGCCCTGCTCATCCTGCTCGGCGGCGGCGTGTGTGCCGCCGTCACGCTCAAGGCCTCCAAGGCCCGCAACGCCGGCTGGCTCGCCATCGCCTTCGGGTGGGGCTTCGCGGTCATGACGGCGGCGTACATATCGGGTCCGCTCTCCGGCGCCCACCTCAACCCGGCCGTGACCGTCGGTATCGCGATCAAGGACGGCGACTGGAGCAACACCCCGACCTACTTCGCGGGTCAGCTCCTCGGCGCCATGATCGGCGCGGTCCTGGTCTGGGTCGCCTACTACGGCCAGTTCCAGGCCCACCTCACCGACCGCGAGATCGTCGGCGGCCCCGGCGCACAGGACACGACGGCCAAGTCCGTCGAGGCGCAGGAGAAGGGCGCGGGCCCGGTCCTGGGCGTCTTCTCCACCGGCCCCGAGATCCGGCACACGGTCCAGAACCTCGCCACCGAGATCATCGGCACCTTCGTGCTGCTGCTCGCCATCCTCACCCAGGGCCTGAACGACGAGGGCAACGGCCTCGGCATCCTGGGCGCCCTGATCACCGGCTTCGTCGTGGTCTCCATCGGTCTGTCGCTCGGCGGTCCGACGGGGTACGCGATCAACCCGGTCCGCGACCTCGGCCCGCGCATCGTGCACGCCCTGCTGCCGCTGCCCAACAAGGGCGGCTCCGACTGGTCCTACGCCTGGATCCCGGTCGTCGGTCCGCTGATCGGCGGTGCGATCGCCGGAGGTGTCTACAACGTCGCGTTCGCCTGA
- the glpK gene encoding glycerol kinase GlpK, giving the protein MASHGHGPFIAAIDQGTTSSRCIVFDRDGRIVSVDQKEHEQIFPKPGWVEHDATEIWTNVQEVVAGAVEKAGITRDDIKAIGITNQRETTLVWDRNTGEPVHNAIVWQDTRTDALCRELGRNVGQDRFRRETGLPLASYFAGPKARWLLDNVDGLRERAEAGDLLFGTMDTWVIWNLTGGVNGGKHVTDVTNASRTMLMNLHTMAWDEKIAESIGVPMQMLPEIRSSAEVYGEITGGRLGELLGGIPVASALGDQQAALFGQTCFSEGETKSTYGTGTFMVMNTGDKLINSYSGLLTTVGYKIGDQDTVYALEGSIAVTGSLVQWMRDQMGLISTAAEIETLALTVEDNGGAYFVPAFSGLFAPYWRSDARGVIAGLTRYVTKAHLARAVLEATAWQTREIADAMTKDSGVELTALKVDGGMTSNNLLMQTLADFVDAPVVRPMVAETTCLGAAYAAGLAVGFWNSTDDLRANWRRAAEWTPRMDADIRDREYKSWLKAVERTMGWLEDEE; this is encoded by the coding sequence ATCGCCTCCCACGGCCACGGGCCGTTCATCGCCGCGATCGACCAGGGCACGACCTCCTCGCGCTGCATCGTCTTCGACCGCGACGGGCGCATCGTCTCCGTCGACCAGAAGGAGCACGAGCAGATCTTCCCCAAGCCGGGCTGGGTCGAGCACGACGCCACCGAGATCTGGACCAACGTCCAGGAGGTCGTCGCCGGAGCCGTCGAGAAGGCCGGCATCACCCGCGACGACATCAAGGCCATCGGCATCACCAACCAGCGCGAGACCACCCTCGTCTGGGACAGGAACACCGGTGAGCCCGTCCACAACGCCATCGTCTGGCAGGACACCCGCACCGACGCCCTGTGCAGGGAGCTCGGCCGCAACGTCGGCCAGGACCGCTTCCGCCGCGAGACCGGCCTGCCGCTCGCCTCCTACTTCGCCGGCCCCAAGGCCCGCTGGCTGCTGGACAACGTCGACGGTCTGCGCGAGCGCGCCGAGGCGGGCGACCTGCTCTTCGGCACCATGGACACCTGGGTCATCTGGAACCTGACCGGCGGGGTGAACGGCGGCAAGCACGTCACCGACGTCACCAACGCCTCCCGCACCATGCTGATGAACCTGCACACCATGGCGTGGGACGAGAAGATCGCCGAGTCGATCGGCGTGCCGATGCAGATGCTCCCCGAGATCCGCTCCTCCGCCGAGGTGTACGGCGAGATCACCGGCGGCCGCCTCGGCGAGCTGCTCGGCGGCATCCCGGTCGCCTCGGCGCTCGGCGACCAGCAGGCGGCGCTGTTCGGGCAGACCTGCTTCTCCGAGGGCGAGACCAAGTCGACGTACGGCACCGGCACCTTCATGGTGATGAACACCGGTGACAAGCTGATCAACTCCTACTCGGGCCTGCTGACCACGGTCGGCTACAAGATCGGCGACCAGGACACGGTCTACGCCCTGGAGGGCTCGATCGCCGTCACCGGTTCGCTGGTGCAGTGGATGCGCGACCAGATGGGCCTGATCTCCACCGCCGCCGAGATCGAGACCCTCGCCCTGACCGTGGAGGACAACGGCGGCGCCTACTTCGTGCCGGCCTTCTCCGGCCTGTTCGCCCCGTACTGGCGCTCCGACGCCCGCGGTGTGATCGCCGGCCTGACCCGGTACGTGACCAAGGCGCACCTCGCGCGCGCCGTCCTGGAGGCCACCGCCTGGCAGACGCGGGAGATCGCGGACGCCATGACGAAGGACTCCGGCGTGGAGCTGACCGCGCTCAAGGTCGACGGCGGCATGACCTCCAACAACCTGCTGATGCAGACCCTCGCCGACTTCGTGGACGCCCCCGTGGTGCGCCCGATGGTCGCCGAGACCACCTGCCTCGGCGCCGCCTACGCCGCCGGCCTGGCCGTCGGCTTCTGGAACAGCACCGACGACCTGCGCGCCAACTGGCGGCGGGCCGCCGAGTGGACCCCCCGCATGGACGCGGACATCCGCGACCGTGAGTACAAGAGCTGGCTCAAGGCCGTCGAGCGGACCATGGGCTGGCTCGAGGACGAGGAGTAA
- a CDS encoding glycerol-3-phosphate dehydrogenase/oxidase translates to MTTQSTLQSVPALGTHPASGSNPSRAETREQLSKASYDLLVIGGGILGISTAWHAAQSGLRVAVVDAGDFAGATSSASSKLLHGGLRYLQTGAVKLVAENHFERRAVSRQVAPHLANPLTFYLPVYKGGPHGAAKLGAGVFAYSALSAFGDGVGHLLSPAKAAQDVPELRTDNLKAVAVYGDDQMNDARMALMTVRAAVESGAVVLNHAEVTGLRFTNGRVTGAELKDRLSGDEFGVNARLVLNATGPWVDHLRRMEDPAAAPSIRLSKGAHLVLKRTAPWKAALATPIDKYRITFALPWEDMLLLGTTDEEFEGDPADVAVNDKDIAQILDEAAFSIRDQQLGRDLITYSFAGLRVLPGGPGDTAKAKRETVVTEGRGGMLSVAGGKWTTFRHIGRTVMKKLEALPGHPLGDDFEPIASLPKKLPLPGVANPRAVAHRLLVDGSAPGPRMAADTARHLATHYGSLAFDIARLANESPELAQRVHPDAPEIWAQVVWARDNEWAETADDVLRRRTTLTIRGLATDDVRAQVQDVLDKK, encoded by the coding sequence ATGACCACTCAGTCCACCCTGCAGTCCGTGCCTGCCCTGGGTACGCACCCGGCCTCCGGCTCCAACCCGAGCCGGGCCGAGACCCGGGAGCAGCTCTCCAAGGCGTCGTACGACCTTCTCGTGATCGGCGGCGGCATCCTGGGCATCTCCACCGCCTGGCACGCCGCGCAGTCCGGTCTCAGGGTGGCCGTGGTCGACGCCGGCGACTTCGCCGGCGCCACCTCCTCCGCCTCCTCCAAGCTGCTCCACGGCGGACTGCGCTACCTGCAGACCGGCGCGGTGAAGCTGGTGGCGGAGAACCACTTCGAACGCCGTGCGGTCTCCCGCCAGGTGGCCCCCCACCTGGCGAACCCGCTCACCTTCTACCTCCCCGTGTACAAGGGCGGGCCGCACGGCGCGGCGAAGCTCGGGGCCGGCGTCTTCGCGTACTCGGCGCTGTCCGCCTTCGGCGACGGCGTCGGCCACCTGCTCTCCCCGGCCAAGGCCGCGCAGGACGTGCCGGAGCTGCGCACCGACAACCTCAAGGCCGTGGCCGTGTACGGCGACGACCAGATGAACGACGCGCGCATGGCCCTGATGACCGTCCGCGCGGCGGTCGAGTCCGGCGCCGTGGTCCTCAACCACGCCGAGGTCACCGGCCTGCGCTTCACCAACGGCCGGGTGACCGGCGCCGAGCTGAAGGACCGGCTGTCCGGCGACGAGTTCGGGGTGAACGCCCGCCTGGTGCTCAACGCCACCGGACCGTGGGTCGACCACCTGCGCCGCATGGAGGACCCCGCCGCTGCTCCGTCGATCCGGCTCTCCAAGGGCGCGCACCTGGTGCTCAAGCGCACCGCGCCGTGGAAGGCGGCGCTGGCCACCCCGATCGACAAGTACCGGATCACCTTCGCCCTCCCCTGGGAGGACATGCTGCTGCTCGGCACGACCGACGAGGAGTTCGAGGGCGACCCGGCGGACGTCGCGGTCAACGACAAGGACATAGCCCAGATCCTGGACGAGGCCGCGTTCTCCATCCGCGACCAGCAGCTCGGCCGGGACCTCATCACGTACTCCTTCGCCGGTCTGCGCGTGCTGCCGGGCGGCCCCGGTGACACGGCGAAGGCCAAGCGCGAGACGGTCGTCACCGAGGGCCGGGGCGGCATGCTGTCCGTCGCCGGCGGCAAGTGGACCACCTTCCGCCACATCGGCCGTACGGTGATGAAGAAGCTGGAGGCGCTGCCGGGCCACCCGCTGGGCGACGACTTCGAGCCGATCGCGTCGCTGCCGAAGAAGCTGCCGCTGCCCGGCGTGGCCAACCCGCGCGCGGTGGCTCACCGGCTGCTGGTGGACGGTTCGGCGCCCGGCCCGCGCATGGCGGCGGACACCGCCAGGCACCTGGCCACGCACTACGGTTCGCTCGCCTTCGACATCGCCCGGCTCGCGAACGAGAGCCCGGAGCTGGCGCAGCGCGTCCACCCGGACGCCCCGGAGATCTGGGCGCAGGTGGTGTGGGCCCGGGACAACGAGTGGGCCGAGACGGCGGACGACGTGCTGCGCCGCCGTACGACGCTGACGATCCGCGGCCTGGCCACGGACGACGTCCGCGCGCAGGTCCAGGACGTGCTGGACAAGAAGTAG
- the parJ gene encoding filament polymerization regulator ParJ codes for MIELEGVPELVDPVMVAAFEGWNDAGDAASTAVAHLDREWKGEVFAALDAEDYYDFQVNRPTVFMEDGVRKITWPTTRLSVVRVGGDKPRDLVLVRGIEPSMRWRSFCNELLGFAHELGVELVVVLGALLGDTPHTRPVPISGTTSDADLARRMDLEETKYEGPTGIVGILQEACTHAGVPAVSLWAAVPHYVSQPPNPKATLALLNRLEDLIGVRVPLGELPEDARAWQVGVDQLAAEDTEVAEYVQSLEEARDTAELPEASGEAIAREFERYLRRRDGSGTGGPGPGGPGGHATADGGDGPSGTPFLRDNPSGRARPPKPPKAGGDDEESSED; via the coding sequence GTGATCGAGCTCGAGGGGGTTCCCGAGCTGGTCGACCCGGTCATGGTGGCCGCGTTCGAGGGCTGGAACGATGCCGGTGACGCCGCCTCCACCGCGGTCGCGCATCTCGACAGGGAGTGGAAGGGCGAGGTGTTCGCGGCGCTGGACGCGGAGGACTACTACGACTTCCAGGTCAACCGTCCCACGGTGTTCATGGAGGACGGCGTCCGCAAGATCACCTGGCCCACGACCAGGCTGTCGGTGGTCAGGGTCGGCGGCGACAAACCGCGCGACCTCGTGCTCGTCCGTGGCATCGAACCCTCCATGCGCTGGCGCTCGTTCTGCAACGAACTGCTCGGCTTCGCGCACGAGCTGGGCGTCGAGCTGGTGGTAGTCCTCGGCGCCCTGCTGGGCGACACGCCGCACACCCGTCCGGTCCCGATCAGCGGTACCACGTCGGACGCCGACCTGGCGCGGCGCATGGACCTGGAGGAGACCAAGTACGAGGGGCCCACGGGCATCGTCGGCATCCTCCAGGAGGCCTGCACGCACGCCGGTGTGCCGGCGGTGTCGCTGTGGGCGGCGGTGCCGCACTACGTGTCGCAGCCGCCGAACCCGAAGGCCACGCTGGCCCTGCTGAACCGGCTCGAGGACCTGATCGGCGTGCGGGTGCCGCTGGGCGAGCTGCCCGAGGACGCGCGTGCCTGGCAGGTGGGCGTGGACCAGCTGGCCGCGGAGGACACCGAGGTCGCCGAGTACGTGCAGTCGCTGGAGGAGGCCCGGGACACGGCGGAGCTGCCGGAGGCGTCGGGCGAGGCGATCGCGCGGGAGTTCGAGCGGTATCTGCGGCGGCGGGACGGGTCGGGGACGGGTGGGCCCGGCCCCGGGGGCCCCGGTGGGCACGCCACGGCGGACGGGGGCGACGGGCCGTCCGGAACGCCGTTCCTGCGGGACAACCCGAGCGGGCGGGCCCGCCCGCCGAAGCCGCCGAAGGCGGGCGGGGACGACGAGGAGTCGTCGGAGGACTGA